Proteins encoded by one window of Nasonia vitripennis strain AsymCx chromosome 5, Nvit_psr_1.1, whole genome shotgun sequence:
- the LOC100122695 gene encoding splicing factor 3B subunit 6, which yields MAMAMLQRRANVRLPPEVNRVLYIRNLPYKITAEEMYDIFGKYGAIRQIRVGNTAETRGTAFVVYEDIFDAKNACDHLSGFNVCNRYLVVLYYQSNKAFKRVDVDKKLEEIDKLKTKFNLNEDKK from the exons ATGGCGATGGCAATGTTACAACGGCGGGCAAAC GTCCGTTTGCCCCCTGAGGTCAACCGAGTTCTTTACATTAGGAATTTGCCCTATAAAATTACAGCTGAAGAGATGTACGACATTTTTGGCAAATATGGAGCCATCAGGCAAATACGAGT agGGAACACGGCAGAGACCAGAGGAACAGCCTTTGTagtttatgaagatatctttGATGCTAAGAATGCATGTGACCATCTTAGTGGTTTCAATGTTTGTAATCGATACTTGGTTGTGCTATATTACCAGAGCAACAAAGCATTCAAACGTGTGGATGTTGACAAAAAGTTGGAAGAAATTgacaaattaaaaacaaaattcaatCTCAACGAAGATAAAAAATAG